The following nucleotide sequence is from cyanobacterium endosymbiont of Braarudosphaera bigelowii.
GCAACACGATTAACGACGCGACGTGGTCGAGGATGCTCAGGAATTGGATGTGCTTCAACTTTTATAACTTCGCCACCCTCTAGTCTAGAAAATGCACGACTACGAATACCTGCTTGAAGTTTTTTAATCATCGCTTGGTTATTCTTCATAGTTCCTGTTCCCACGGCTACATGGTCATACTTTGGAAATATCCAAGCATAAAAATCAGGGGAAACATCTTTTCCTACGTACATTTCTGCTAAGTCTTCATAACGATTCATTTTATCTTTTGGCAGACGGATACGTTCTTGAAAGGCAATAGCGTAGTTATAATCTCCCGCATCAATAAATTTAGCAATACGAGAATTTGCTCCATCCGCTCCTATTACTAAATCAACTTGAAGAGTTTTCTTTTCTCCTAAGGCTTGACCATTTGAATGATCAGCATAATGAATAGTATAAGGATCTTTAGTGTTTTTAGGAGTATCTAATTGATACACTGTACCGTTAATTAAAGTAGTTCCTAATTTAACAGCTCTATCGCGCATAAAACCGTCAAGAATTTCTCTACGACACATCCCGATGTATTCGTCTTTATTATCTAAATTTAGATCAACTTCGATATTTGATGGAGATATCATTTTCATCTTTCGCACCTTTCTATCAATGATTTCAGGTGGAAGCTCAAATTCATCAACCATACATAGAGGAATAGCTC
It contains:
- the chlP gene encoding geranylgeranyl reductase — protein: MVLRVAVVGSGPAGSSAAETLVKAGIETYLFERNLNYVKPCGGAIPLCMVDEFELPPEIIDRKVRKMKMISPSNIEVDLNLDNKDEYIGMCRREILDGFMRDRAVKLGTTLINGTVYQLDTPKNTKDPYTIHYADHSNGQALGEKKTLQVDLVIGADGANSRIAKFIDAGDYNYAIAFQERIRLPKDKMNRYEDLAEMYVGKDVSPDFYAWIFPKYDHVAVGTGTMKNNQAMIKKLQAGIRSRAFSRLEGGEVIKVEAHPIPEHPRPRRVVNRVALVGDAAGTVTKSSGEGIYFAAKSARMCAETIIETSNSGRTIPTENDLKLYLQRWDKQYGTTYLVLDILQRIFYRSDASREAFVEMCADKNVQRMTFDSYLYKTVVPMNPLVQMKLTAKTIGSLLRGHALAP